Proteins found in one Exiguobacterium sp. 9-2 genomic segment:
- the pth gene encoding aminoacyl-tRNA hydrolase: MKCIVGLGNPGAKYANTRHNIGFLAIDALAEKHGITLSESKFKALFGTGMINGERVVLVKPLTYMNLSGEAVRPLLDFYKIAVEDVLVIYDDLDLPLEKLRLRSKGSAGGHNGVKSLIQHLGTQEIKRLKLGVGRPPAPIQVIDWVLMNFSKAEQGSLQHVLNASVDVATDFIDTPFLALMNRYN, translated from the coding sequence ATGAAATGTATCGTCGGATTAGGGAATCCTGGCGCGAAGTATGCGAATACGCGCCACAACATCGGTTTTCTTGCGATCGATGCCTTAGCGGAGAAACACGGGATCACGCTTTCAGAATCGAAGTTTAAAGCCCTCTTCGGAACGGGAATGATAAACGGAGAACGTGTCGTGCTCGTCAAGCCATTGACGTATATGAATTTATCAGGTGAAGCGGTGCGACCGTTACTTGATTTCTACAAGATCGCGGTCGAGGATGTGCTCGTCATCTATGATGATCTGGATTTACCACTTGAGAAATTGCGCTTGCGTTCGAAAGGCAGTGCAGGCGGTCATAACGGCGTCAAGTCGTTGATCCAGCACCTCGGTACGCAGGAAATCAAGCGTCTTAAACTCGGTGTTGGTCGACCACCGGCACCAATCCAAGTCATCGACTGGGTGTTAATGAATTTTTCGAAGGCGGAACAAGGAAGTCTGCAACACGTACTCAATGCGTCTGTCGATGTAGCGACGGACTTTATAGACACACCGTTTCTCGCTTTGATGAATCGGTATAACTGA